CTTGAAACTAATCAAACATAAAGTTAGGCTATTTACAGTGAATATGAAAGGAGGATTTCGCCCAGTAGAGATAGAAATACTAAACTCTAAAAATACAATAGATAAAAATAATGTAAGAGTAGGGCTATTCATAAAAAACGATAAGGGAGATATTATTCAAATAGGAGACCTAAATTTAGGCGAGCTACATGAGAAAAACTTGTTCACAATCAATGAGTACATTTACTCTTCATTATACATAATGAAGATAGATGATTATACATTCTTTGACAATATAGTGATGAAGCTACTCAATTCCTATATAGCTAAGAGTAACTACTCTAAATTAACTAAGGATATAATAGAAAGGGAGACTAATATTAATTATTCAATACCATTTATGATAAGTAACACTGGAAATAAGGTGATATTTGCACACCCTATCTTATTCTGGTACTCCAGGGAAGTATTAAATACCGAGGAAATCTGTGAAGATTGCCCAGCAATAGAGTATGCCAACAAATTTGATCAAATTTTGAACGCATATCTAAAATTAGGTTATTTCAGAAACGTCTTTCTCTAAAAACATACGCTGCTAGCAAAACAGCGAGAACGATGAATAAGAACAGGATATAGTAATCCATGTAATTAATACTGATGTCAATAGGGTTCTCTTCACCTATTGTAATAGTACTTAGAGGTATAGAAAGTTGTCCAGGTACTCTTATTAGTGGTATTATTAAAGTGACATTAGTTGAGGCATTAATCCATGCTATTCTAACGTATTCGTATTCTCCATTCATAGAATATATAATCGGTAAAGGTATAGAATATAACCCATTAGCGTCAGTATAACCTTTGTAGTAAAACTGTAAATTTGAAATGTTGCTGCCTAGGTATATGTAGAATTCTTGTTTTGGTATGGCTGTTCCATTATTTCCTATGAACTCAAATACTAAATTAGCCTGCACACCTACAACAAAGTTCTGAGGCAGAAAATAAATATTAGAGGTACCATTATCAACTCTCCAGCCTATATAAGTTATATTTGACCAAGGTACTTTAGTTGTAATATTAAGATAGTATATTGCGTTATTGGTTATGATTTCATATAGGCTCACATTATTACTCACATTTAAAAATACTAGAGTTAGTAATCCACTTTTAATCACTGGTAGACTTGTGTTAATAATCTGCCAGTTACTCATTGGGGATCTGATATATAAATATCCATTATTTACTGCATAAAGAAGGCCGTAAATTTTCTGAGTAGTATCAAGAAGATGGAGATTTAGATTACTACCTAACAATTCTACACCTGCATTACTCCCATTATAGTATGTAAAATTAACCGAAAGTATTAGGTAATTTAAATGAGAAATATTATAGAACTGAACTACGTAACTACCTTCTTGCGAACCCTTAACTACTTCATAATTGTCAGTTAAACTTGTAATTTTAGCTACGCCTAGATTCCAATTTGGAGAACTAACAACATTTGACTCCATATAAGTTTGCCCAGCTATCATTGGAATAGTCTGTACAACTGAATACAGTGAGGATAAATAATACAAGGTTGAAAAGCCATAATTTTGTAACCAACCAACATATTTTATTTTAGACCAAGGTATTGGTGTTATATAGATTAATCTCGTAACATTACCATTCAACTCAATTGTCTCAACCGTTAAATTGCCCTCAACGTTAGAGAATTGAATAGAAACGAGACCATTAACACTTATTGGTAGATTATTCATAATAACCCTCAAACTACTATTTGGAGTTTTAATTAGTAATTGCCCAGTAACTACAGAATATATCAGAACGTACTGCTGTTCATTAGCTGGTTTATTTAATTTAACGTTTCCACCTAATATTATAGGACCCGCTAGGGACCCTGAAAAATAAGAGTACCTAGCTGAATATGAAAAGTTAGTGAAGTTTTCAAAATTCACATACTGTACGGCATAACTATATGTTGACCCAATTATTGACTCATAGGTTATATTGCGCTCTACTATCGCAGTTCCATTAATCCAATTAGGGTTACTACAAATACTGTTATTAGTCACTTGTTGATATGATATGATCTTATCTATCTTTGGTGATAGTATAACTATCGAATATGAAGAGACGACTAAGGAGGATAAAATTGAGAAGAAAAATAGTGCCAAAACTACTTTGCTTGTCATATTCTAAACCTCCTAATTAAGAATATTAAAGAAATTATTGTTAAAAATATGGAAGCATAACCAGAATATTCAATTTTCTTATCGGAAATTACTACAGTGTACTTTCCAGGAGGAAGAATTATAGAGTGATTGAAACTTTTTCCATTGATTAATACGCTCTGATTTATCGGTAAGTAAATTGGATAATTAGATTGTATAATCTCAGTTATCTCGCCTATACCAATAATCGTAGTTATTGATGGCTTGTAATAGGAGGAAAAAATTGATTCATTATTTACAAGTATTTTGCCTCCAAGTAATGTTAAAGATTTGTTTGTAACAATCTCTATACTATTATTGTTAATTAACGCATTAATTCCACTTACGTTTACAACCTTAGTGTTAAATACTATTACAATTCTTGAGACAGAAGGAGAATATACCTCAATACCTAATGGCTTATTAAAGGGAGAGTATATGATATTAAGAGAACTAGAATTAGAGTAAACGTATGAGACACTTAACTGTGGCGTATAATTAGGTATTGCTGGAATCGGAAAGCCAAAATAAAATGGGTTTTCAACTACGGTAAAACCATTGATGACAAAATATTTAACGTTGTAGCTTACTTCTGGTGTTGGTATTCCACTTACAGAAAGGCTAAAATTGCTCACATTACTTATAATCCCAAACCCATAAAAACCCGCTGAGGGAAAATTCATTTGTGGATCGAAATTGTAATATTCAGTTGTTGTATAACTTAAAATTGTCTCATATGAAAATCCAATTATTATTAAAATTATTAGGCTAGACAATAATGTCATATAAAGTATACTCGTATCCCTTATGCTTCCGAAAAGCATTACTGTACCTAAGAGAATTAGTGGTGCGGTATTGATTCCCATCACTAGTAGTATAAAAGCTATTAAAAGAAGATAAATTGCTTCATTATTTTTAAATTTCAAATGATATATTATTGCAGATAGAGAAATCAAGAGGATTGAAAAAATAACCTCTACATTAGAGATACCGTTCATGTCTAGATTAAAATCTAAGAGTAAAAATGGAATAATCCAGAAAGCGTTAATACCCAAGGCATATAATAAATACTCATATTTTCTGTAAATTATAGGCAATATTAAACTAGATATAAAAATCGGTAATGAGGAAGCTGTAGCTAATGTCAAGATTGTGTAAACTAGCTTATTTCGATTGTGAATAAAAAGTAATGTTAATGGTAGAAAGGCATAAGCAAATATTGAAATTGAATGATAAATTACGGGATCAAATATGTTAAGCTGATATATTATCGAGAAGAGGAGTGGGTATTTCAAATTAAGTCTTTTAAACACAATATATGAGAAAACGCCAGAAAGAAATGTGAAAATCCAAAGGAATACTGTCGCAGTCATTAACGGATTTCTTATTACTAACGATAAAAGATACGCGAAGACCCAACTTGCAATTAAGTGTTGGTTTGAGTTATAACCGATTCCGTAGATCCAAGGTAGATATAAATACGTAAAATATAGTGAGTGATTGGACCAGTAAATAAATGGTGAGTTTATAGGATACCCGAACATTATGGAAAGAAATGATGCGGGTACAAAAGCAAGATATTTAAGTATAGTCTTCGCACTATTTCTCATTTTTATATGCATCCATTTGTTTTCAACTATAACTCCAATAACACCAAAAATTAGATAAAAATATGAAATTTGTGAAATTTGATCTGCTAGTTGCGAGCTATGTGTAAATATTATACTAGAATAGAGAAGATACACGATACCAGATACTATTAAAGCTCGCACTTCACCATTTATCTTTATTAAAACGGGAATCAGTAGAACTAGGACTACAATTAGAAGATAAAAATTGGTGATAATAAACCCAGGTGATAATGCGAGTAAAATCGAATAAATCCATTTGCTATTCTTTCCAAGTATTGAAATCATCATTAGAATGGATATAATCATCAACTTCTGTAATTGAATATTAGTAACATGAATAGCAAACAGTAACGTGAAGACAACTGTGGGAGCTATTAAAGATAACTGAGCATCATAAAGTATAGATAACGAAGAGGAAAAGAGAGAAAATGCTAAAAAAGGTCCGTATAATGGTAATTCATATATACCAACAAGGTTAGTTATACCTAAAATGAGAATTGCAAGTCTTCTATCCATATTAGTACACGAAATATAATCATGGCACCTTTAAAATGTTACTTTTTCCCACTATTACTTACTATTATTTCTAATACTTCTATCTATTTCATTACCTATTTCTACTGCCCTTCTGTAGGAAGCTTCAATTGTTTCAATCAAAGCAGATTTCACACCTTTAGCCTCCATAATCATAAGTCCTCTAATTGTAGTTCCTGCAGGTGTGGTTACTTGGTCACGCAATAACATTGGATGATCTATCTTACCCTCTTTAAGCATACTTATTGTACCACTAATCATATCCAACACCGCACTATATGCGATTTCCCTTGACATTCCACTTGCAACTGCACCTAAACTTAGTGCATCTATTATCTCAGCTATAAATGCGGGCCCACTTCCTACTAATGCAGTCCAAATATCGAGATATTCTTCTGGTAACCAATATACGTTACCTAACGCCTTAAAAATCTCTTCTACTAAATCCTTTTTTTCTCCATTATTTTCAGCTATTGCAGTAGTGGATCTACCTACTATTGCATTAATGTTCGGCATTGCTCTGAAAACCTCTGCTCCATTAAGTAAATTGGATAAGGTAGCTAGTTTGATTCCAGCCATTATTGAGATGACTACCTTATTTCTCCAAGCTTCGATACTAACTTGCCTTAACACAGTGGGGAAATGATATGGTTTAACGCTTAGAATTATAACGTCTGATCTAGCCACAGCGTAGTTGTTATCTTTAGTACTTTCTATATTTAACTCCCTTAAACTCTTTAGTGTTTCATCTTTTCTTGCAGTAGCTATAATATTAACATTTCTATATTTTGTCTTTATAGCCCTCACTATGGCCGAACCTATTTTACCAGCTCCTATTACTGCAATAGTTAAACCTTCCACAATCACTAGAACAAATTAGAAACTTAAATATTCAGTCGGGTAAGTTATCTTCATCGATCGACGTGGTCCCTTCTCATCACACAATCTAAACAAACTCAGACAATATTTTAAGCATATGCCTTGCATTTTCAAGCATCCAGTGATTATTATTAAAGAAGACATAGATGTACTTTGGGTTTAATGAAATCACCTTATTGGCTAGTTCTAACAATTCGCTGTCAGAGTATTCATAGCTGTACCATACTTCCCTTCCATGCAATCTCAAATACACATACTCATTACTTTTTGCTATGTAAGTGCCCATTGGTGAATCTATTGAAACTATCACGCAGTTCAAATTTAATGGCTCCATATACCATTTCGGGTCTCTAAATTCAACAGCCATTTTCTCCTTTATAGCTTCACAAAAATTCAGTACTCTCCTCTCGTTTTCCTCATTTCTCTTAAATGAGGGAGGTAACTGGAATAGATAAAAATCCGGATTTAAAGGCTCTGTTATCTGTTGAAATTCACACCATATCTGTTGGTCCTTTAACCTTTTTATATGGCTGATCCTTCTGTTTACTTTTACTACCCATCTAACCTCTCTATATTTGCTCCATCTTCTAACCTGCTCCTTTGTTGGGAACCTATAAAAAGTCATATTAAGTTCTATCGCATTAAGTCCGCTTTTCTTAACATACCACTCTATAGATCCCTCTGGATTCCAATCGTATGACCAGCCCGAGGTTCCAACAAAAATCTTCATAAAGTCTTTAACCCATTGCCAGTTAACACTAATACTGCATTGTCAACCTTATATTTTTTATATGCTGCAAAGACAGTAGCTGAGCTGTATTCTACTAAAATCCCTATTCTTGCTAAATCTTTCCAGGCTTCAATTATCTCATTATCGTTAACCACTATGCATTCATTTATTGTAGACAACATCTTATCCAGTAGCACTGGTTTAGTTGAAACTAGAGCGTCTGCAATTGAAGTCACCTTTTCTGGCGGGTTATAGGGAATATTCTTAAATCTTGCACAAAGTGGCATTACTTGTTCAGTCTGAACTGCGATAATTTTAGGCATAGTGGGTATGATTCCAGACTCTAAGAGATGATTGAAGCCTTTATGTACACCTAGAAGTAGCGTACCTGCAGAAACAGGTAAAAATACATATTCTGGCACTTTCCACTCCAAATCCATAACAATTTCATATGCCAAGGATCTGATCCCATCCCTAAATTGAGGCTGTAAAACATGAGATGCGTAATAATAACCAGAATTCTCTGCAGCTTTTGCGACATCTTCCCTAGTTCCTTTAACCCTAATCACATGCGCACCATAAGCTTCAATTTGTTTTAGTTTCCCACCTTTGGCGTTATCTGGAACATATATATGTGCTTCAATACCCG
The nucleotide sequence above comes from Sulfolobus tengchongensis. Encoded proteins:
- a CDS encoding DUF72 domain-containing protein; its protein translation is MKIFVGTSGWSYDWNPEGSIEWYVKKSGLNAIELNMTFYRFPTKEQVRRWSKYREVRWVVKVNRRISHIKRLKDQQIWCEFQQITEPLNPDFYLFQLPPSFKRNEENERRVLNFCEAIKEKMAVEFRDPKWYMEPLNLNCVIVSIDSPMGTYIAKSNEYVYLRLHGREVWYSYEYSDSELLELANKVISLNPKYIYVFFNNNHWMLENARHMLKILSEFV
- a CDS encoding pyridoxal-phosphate dependent enzyme; amino-acid sequence: MIKEVCMVCGKERESIYEIRCNKCGGPFEIKLEFEYSKTRNNFPYIKKLISLGEGKTPMIKRDKIWFKLDFLNPTGSYKDRGAVALISYLAERGISKISEDSSGNAGAAIAAYASAAGIEAHIYVPDNAKGGKLKQIEAYGAHVIRVKGTREDVAKAAENSGYYYASHVLQPQFRDGIRSLAYEIVMDLEWKVPEYVFLPVSAGTLLLGVHKGFNHLLESGIIPTMPKIIAVQTEQVMPLCARFKNIPYNPPEKVTSIADALVSTKPVLLDKMLSTINECIVVNDNEIIEAWKDLARIGILVEYSSATVFAAYKKYKVDNAVLVLTGNGLKTL
- the proC gene encoding pyrroline-5-carboxylate reductase, with protein sequence MEGLTIAVIGAGKIGSAIVRAIKTKYRNVNIIATARKDETLKSLRELNIESTKDNNYAVARSDVIILSVKPYHFPTVLRQVSIEAWRNKVVISIMAGIKLATLSNLLNGAEVFRAMPNINAIVGRSTTAIAENNGEKKDLVEEIFKALGNVYWLPEEYLDIWTALVGSGPAFIAEIIDALSLGAVASGMSREIAYSAVLDMISGTISMLKEGKIDHPMLLRDQVTTPAGTTIRGLMIMEAKGVKSALIETIEASYRRAVEIGNEIDRSIRNNSK